From a region of the Thioflexithrix psekupsensis genome:
- the tolA gene encoding cell envelope integrity protein TolA produces MRDDFFAVFFAVLFHLMLAVSYWLFSKNTLVFVLPASQNYQVIEAELLIDPELDLEEPPPPLPVVETPVVEPIPEPVVIPEPEPEPIVEEPDESAQLALLELKKQEQAKIEAETERKRIEEQKRKEAAERKRAEEQKRKEKEEAERKRIKEQERKEAAERKRTEAQQRKEKEEAERKRKEAAERKRAEEQKRKEKEEAERKRKEAAAAKAQADAAAARGAADQARMTQRVGQVMALIQQRVKQRWIRPPNTTNALSCIIEVRLLPDGTVGSASVVKSSGNTVFDRSAEQAIRSASPLPVSISQNADVFDKFRQFRFKFDASQ; encoded by the coding sequence ATGCGTGACGATTTTTTTGCCGTATTTTTTGCGGTATTATTTCACTTGATGTTAGCGGTTTCATACTGGCTTTTTTCAAAAAATACCCTAGTGTTTGTTTTGCCTGCTTCGCAAAATTATCAAGTGATTGAGGCAGAATTACTGATTGATCCAGAGCTTGACTTGGAAGAACCACCGCCACCGCTGCCCGTGGTGGAAACGCCTGTTGTAGAACCTATACCGGAACCTGTTGTTATACCAGAGCCAGAACCAGAACCAATTGTAGAAGAACCCGACGAATCGGCACAATTAGCCTTATTAGAGTTGAAAAAACAAGAACAGGCTAAAATCGAAGCCGAAACCGAACGCAAACGCATCGAAGAACAAAAACGCAAAGAAGCCGCCGAACGCAAACGCGCCGAAGAACAAAAACGCAAGGAAAAAGAAGAAGCCGAACGCAAACGCATCAAAGAACAAGAACGCAAAGAAGCCGCCGAACGCAAGCGCACCGAAGCGCAACAACGCAAGGAAAAAGAAGAAGCCGAGCGTAAACGCAAAGAAGCCGCCGAACGTAAACGCGCCGAAGAGCAAAAACGCAAGGAAAAAGAAGAAGCCGAGCGTAAACGCAAAGAAGCCGCCGCCGCTAAAGCCCAAGCCGATGCCGCCGCGGCCAGAGGTGCGGCCGATCAGGCGCGAATGACGCAAAGAGTCGGCCAAGTCATGGCGTTAATCCAACAGCGCGTCAAACAACGCTGGATTCGCCCTCCTAATACAACTAACGCACTGAGTTGCATTATTGAAGTACGTTTATTGCCTGATGGCACAGTGGGTTCTGCTTCGGTGGTGAAAAGCAGCGGCAATACTGTTTTTGACCGCTCTGCCGAACAAGCCATTCGCAGTGCATCGCCTTTACCCGTTTCCATTTCGCAAAATGCAGATGTCTTTGATAAATTTCGCCAATTTCGTTTTAAATTTGACGCAAGCCAATAA
- the tolB gene encoding Tol-Pal system beta propeller repeat protein TolB has product MRKFIIFLLFYLTSPAFAQDMLTIEITGGRQGGLPIAIVPFGIQAGMATSPIDMAGIISSNLHRSGRFDPMPTARLPALPVDNSQVQFPVWQQVSMPHLVIGRISGSATQGYTVEFQLFDVFREVQLLGLRYSATSSTLRQVAHQISDAIYQAITGERGVFSTRIVYVTMTRGSGGRIYRLNVADADGGNPQIMLESREPILSPSWSPDGQSVAYVSFEGKRTAIYVQNVRTGRRNIVSSSAGLNSAPAWSPDGSRLAMSLSKDGNPEIYVLSLRSSQFTRLTNHPAIDTEPDWSPDGSSIVFTSDRGGNPQIYQMSASGGTPQRLTFTGNYNARPRFSPDGTQLAVLHNGGNGYRIALYDLQIRQFTTLSRSSSDESPTFAPNGSMILYGSGRDLAAVSSDGRVHQRLAVGAGQEVREPAWSPFAD; this is encoded by the coding sequence ATGAGAAAATTCATTATTTTTTTACTGTTTTACTTAACCAGCCCTGCATTTGCTCAAGATATGCTCACCATTGAAATCACGGGCGGACGACAAGGTGGATTACCCATTGCCATTGTGCCGTTTGGGATACAAGCGGGAATGGCTACTTCTCCCATTGACATGGCAGGTATCATTAGCAGCAATTTGCACCGTAGCGGCCGCTTCGATCCCATGCCTACGGCACGTTTACCTGCTTTACCCGTTGATAACAGCCAAGTGCAGTTTCCCGTGTGGCAACAGGTCAGTATGCCACATTTGGTGATTGGACGTATTTCTGGAAGTGCCACGCAAGGTTATACGGTTGAATTTCAATTATTCGACGTTTTCCGAGAAGTGCAATTATTAGGTTTACGCTACAGTGCCACCAGTAGCACTTTACGCCAAGTCGCCCACCAAATCAGCGATGCCATTTACCAAGCCATCACGGGCGAACGTGGCGTATTTTCTACCCGCATTGTCTATGTCACCATGACTCGCGGATCAGGAGGCAGAATTTATCGTCTCAATGTAGCCGATGCCGACGGCGGCAATCCACAAATTATGCTCGAATCCAGAGAACCCATCTTGTCCCCCTCATGGTCTCCCGATGGGCAAAGCGTGGCTTATGTCTCTTTTGAAGGCAAACGCACTGCGATTTATGTGCAGAATGTGCGCACGGGACGGCGTAATATTGTTTCATCCAGTGCGGGATTGAACAGTGCGCCCGCGTGGTCGCCAGATGGTTCTCGTCTTGCCATGAGTTTGTCTAAGGACGGTAATCCAGAAATTTATGTGTTAAGTCTCCGTTCTAGCCAATTTACCCGCTTAACCAATCATCCTGCGATTGATACGGAACCGGATTGGTCTCCTGATGGCAGCTCTATCGTATTCACTTCAGATCGCGGTGGTAATCCACAAATTTATCAAATGTCTGCCTCTGGTGGTACGCCGCAGCGTCTTACTTTTACAGGTAACTACAATGCCCGTCCGCGTTTTTCTCCCGACGGCACACAATTGGCTGTTTTACATAACGGCGGAAATGGCTATCGTATCGCCTTATACGATCTACAAATACGGCAATTTACCACCTTATCTCGTAGTTCTTCTGACGAATCGCCCACCTTCGCTCCCAATGGCAGTATGATTTTATACGGTTCAGGACGCGATTTGGCTGCGGTTTCCAGCGATGGACGTGTGCATCAACGTTTAGCGGTCGGTGCGGGTCAGGAGGTGCGCGAACCCGCATGGTCGCCTTTTGCCGATTAA
- the trpE gene encoding anthranilate synthase component I yields the protein MNFEQFQRLSQQGYNRIPVCREILADLDTPLSAYLKVANAPYSYLLESVQGGEQWGRYSIIGLPARRIIHISGYDIAIFLDKQCVEQFTVTDPLHWIEHYQQQFRVPVLMDQPRFTGGLVGYFGYDTVRYIEPKLAQNQLPDLLKTPDILLMLSDEVLVFDNLTGRLHVIVHADPHEKDAFAHAQARLTQLIQQLRQPLVLPLVETTPQHIAETDFISGFTQEKFEQAVNRAKAYIVEGDIMQVVLSQRLSIPCDVPPLDVYRILRGLNPSPYLYFFNLDAFHIVGSSPEILVRLQGNHVTVRPIAGTRPRGKTPEEDVQYEQDLLNDPKELAEHLMLIDLGRNDVGRVAEIGSVHLSEKMLIERYSHVMHIVSNVTGQLRDNLTAMDVLRATFPAGTLSGAPKIRAMEIIDELEPVKRGIYGGAVGYLSWQGDMDLAIAIRTAIIKDQQLHIQAGAGIVADSIPENEWQETMNKGRAMFRALALAAAGLHQG from the coding sequence ATGAATTTTGAACAATTCCAGCGATTGTCTCAACAAGGATATAATCGTATTCCTGTGTGTCGAGAAATATTAGCTGACTTAGATACACCATTAAGTGCTTATTTAAAAGTGGCGAATGCCCCTTATTCTTATCTATTAGAATCGGTGCAAGGCGGCGAACAATGGGGGCGTTATTCCATTATCGGTTTACCTGCGCGGCGCATTATCCACATTTCAGGGTATGATATTGCGATTTTCTTAGATAAACAATGTGTGGAACAATTCACTGTCACAGACCCGCTACATTGGATTGAACATTATCAGCAACAATTCCGTGTTCCTGTATTAATGGATCAACCTCGCTTTACGGGAGGATTAGTGGGATATTTTGGTTATGATACGGTGCGTTATATTGAACCAAAATTAGCGCAGAATCAGTTACCTGATCTATTAAAAACGCCTGATATTTTACTGATGCTTTCTGATGAAGTTTTAGTTTTTGATAATTTAACAGGGCGTTTGCACGTCATTGTTCATGCCGATCCCCATGAGAAAGACGCATTTGCTCATGCCCAAGCGCGTTTGACCCAATTAATTCAGCAATTACGACAACCTTTAGTTTTACCTTTGGTTGAAACCACACCACAACATATCGCAGAAACGGATTTTATTTCAGGATTTACACAAGAAAAATTTGAACAAGCGGTGAATCGTGCCAAAGCCTATATTGTTGAAGGCGACATTATGCAGGTGGTTTTATCGCAGCGTTTATCTATTCCTTGCGATGTGCCGCCGTTGGATGTGTATCGAATTTTACGCGGATTAAATCCTTCGCCTTATTTATATTTTTTCAATTTAGATGCGTTTCACATTGTGGGTTCTTCGCCAGAAATATTAGTGCGTTTGCAAGGTAATCATGTCACCGTGCGCCCTATTGCTGGCACGCGCCCGCGAGGGAAAACGCCAGAGGAAGATGTGCAGTATGAACAAGATTTATTAAACGATCCCAAAGAATTAGCCGAACATTTAATGTTAATTGATTTGGGACGAAATGATGTGGGAAGAGTGGCGGAAATTGGCAGTGTGCATTTGTCTGAGAAAATGTTAATTGAACGTTATTCCCATGTCATGCACATTGTGTCTAATGTGACGGGGCAATTGCGCGATAATTTGACCGCGATGGATGTGTTGCGTGCCACGTTTCCCGCTGGCACATTAAGCGGCGCACCTAAAATTCGGGCGATGGAAATTATTGACGAATTAGAACCCGTAAAACGCGGAATTTATGGCGGAGCAGTGGGTTATTTATCGTGGCAAGGAGATATGGATTTAGCCATTGCCATTCGCACGGCAATTATTAAAGATCAGCAATTGCACATTCAAGCAGGTGCGGGAATTGTAGCGGATTCGATTCCTGAAAATGAATGGCAAGAAACCATGAATAAAGGACGCGCTATGTTTCGCGCCTTAGCTCTCGCTGCGGCAGGTTTACATCAAGGATAA
- a CDS encoding anthranilate synthase component II gives MLLMIDNYDSFTYNLVQYFGELGETVEVFRNDQINIAQIEAKQPTYLVISPGPCTPTEAGISLAAISTFAGKIPILGVCLGHQSIGQAYGGAIVHARQLMHGKTSLVYHANVGVFSGLPNPFRATRYHSLVIDPQQVPDCLEVTAWTQNDAGQRDEIMGVKHKTLPVEGVQFHPESILTEHGHQLLQNFLRRH, from the coding sequence ATGTTACTGATGATCGATAATTATGATTCTTTTACGTATAATTTAGTGCAGTATTTTGGTGAATTGGGAGAAACGGTTGAAGTTTTCCGTAATGATCAGATTAATATCGCGCAAATTGAAGCCAAACAACCGACATATTTAGTGATTTCACCCGGCCCTTGCACGCCCACAGAAGCAGGTATTTCGCTTGCGGCAATCAGCACCTTTGCAGGGAAAATTCCCATTTTAGGCGTGTGTTTGGGACATCAGAGTATTGGGCAGGCGTATGGCGGGGCAATTGTTCATGCGCGGCAATTGATGCACGGTAAGACATCTTTGGTTTATCATGCCAATGTCGGCGTATTTTCAGGGCTGCCCAATCCGTTTAGAGCCACGCGCTATCATTCTTTAGTGATTGATCCACAACAAGTTCCAGATTGTTTGGAAGTCACGGCATGGACGCAAAATGACGCAGGACAGCGTGATGAAATTATGGGCGTGAAACACAAAACGCTGCCCGTAGAAGGTGTACAGTTTCACCCCGAATCGATTTTAACAGAACACGGTCATCAGTTATTACAAAACTTTTTGCGCCGTCATTGA
- a CDS encoding 4a-hydroxytetrahydrobiopterin dehydratase, which yields MSDLASQHCKVCEGGVSPLTPQEASRLLNKLAQQWQLSDDGREIMRTFQFKNFYETMAFVNAVAWIAHREDHHPELTVGYKTCVIHYSTHALNGLSENDFICAAKIDALVA from the coding sequence ATGAGCGATTTAGCCAGTCAACATTGCAAGGTATGCGAAGGCGGAGTGTCTCCTTTAACGCCACAAGAAGCCAGCCGTTTGCTGAACAAATTAGCCCAACAATGGCAGTTAAGCGATGACGGACGCGAGATTATGCGCACGTTTCAGTTTAAAAATTTTTACGAGACAATGGCTTTTGTCAATGCCGTGGCGTGGATCGCGCACCGCGAAGATCATCATCCTGAATTAACCGTCGGCTATAAAACCTGTGTCATTCACTACAGCACTCATGCGTTAAACGGTTTGTCTGAGAATGATTTTATTTGTGCGGCTAAAATAGATGCGCTAGTGGCTTAA
- a CDS encoding carbonic anhydrase → MTHQHHFTAEGRGVDLEQIFKNNEAWIAKKLEVDPDYFQRLAQPQTPEILYIGCSDSRVSAEELMGLEPGQAFVHRNIANMVVSIDVNLMSVLKFAIRHLHVKHVIVCGHYGCGGVRAAMRQEDLGILNPWLRNIRDVYRLHKLELNAISDETARYNRLIELNVQEQCINLIKTAAVQQAYKQRLLKVHGWVFDIYTGKLIDLKIPFDDILKQIMEIYDLGV, encoded by the coding sequence TTGACTCACCAACACCATTTCACCGCGGAGGGACGAGGTGTGGATTTAGAACAGATTTTTAAGAATAACGAGGCATGGATTGCTAAAAAGTTGGAAGTCGATCCCGACTATTTCCAGCGACTGGCACAACCGCAAACGCCTGAGATTTTGTATATCGGCTGTTCAGACAGTCGCGTGTCGGCGGAAGAGTTGATGGGTTTGGAGCCGGGACAGGCGTTTGTGCATCGTAATATTGCCAATATGGTGGTGAGCATTGATGTCAACTTGATGTCGGTGTTGAAATTTGCAATACGTCATTTGCATGTTAAACACGTGATTGTTTGTGGGCATTATGGCTGTGGGGGTGTGCGTGCGGCGATGCGGCAGGAAGATTTAGGGATTTTAAACCCGTGGTTGCGCAATATTCGTGATGTTTATCGCTTACATAAACTTGAATTAAATGCGATTAGCGACGAAACCGCCCGTTATAACCGCTTGATCGAATTGAATGTGCAGGAACAGTGCATTAATTTGATCAAAACCGCAGCAGTACAACAAGCCTATAAACAGCGTTTGTTAAAAGTACATGGCTGGGTATTTGATATTTATACGGGAAAATTGATCGACTTAAAGATTCCCTTTGACGATATTTTAAAGCAGATTATGGAAATCTATGATCTAGGCGTGTAA
- a CDS encoding TorD/DmsD family molecular chaperone, with amino-acid sequence MIAITLRTTEPLHLPEDNNPEWQRADVYLLLSTLLLSPPDADRLEQLSQLQLDHNAIKPMQLAWAQLKLAALRAKASDIELEYNGLFIGLGRGELIPYACWYLTGMLMDKPLARLRSDLAQLGLTRSETLREPEDHIALLCQTMSVLIQHSEDYTYDTQQQFFEHYLASWVGRFFNELQHAQHARFYRSVGHLGEQFFNLERQAFSMLHQ; translated from the coding sequence ATGATCGCCATCACCCTGCGCACCACCGAACCATTGCACCTTCCCGAAGATAATAACCCAGAGTGGCAACGTGCTGACGTATACTTGCTGCTTTCTACGCTGCTGCTGTCTCCCCCCGATGCCGATAGATTGGAGCAGTTGAGTCAATTACAACTCGATCACAACGCCATCAAACCCATGCAATTGGCTTGGGCGCAGTTAAAACTGGCTGCGTTGCGTGCCAAAGCCAGTGATATTGAGTTGGAATATAACGGCTTATTCATCGGGTTAGGACGCGGAGAATTGATCCCGTATGCCTGTTGGTATTTGACGGGCATGTTAATGGATAAACCCTTAGCGCGTTTACGCAGTGACTTGGCACAATTGGGACTGACGCGCAGCGAAACCTTACGCGAACCCGAAGATCACATTGCTTTATTGTGTCAAACCATGAGTGTATTAATTCAACACTCAGAAGATTACACCTACGACACCCAACAACAATTTTTTGAGCATTATTTAGCCTCATGGGTTGGGCGTTTTTTCAACGAATTGCAACACGCACAACATGCCCGTTTTTATCGCAGTGTCGGCCATTTGGGCGAACAATTTTTTAATCTGGAACGCCAAGCGTTTTCAATGTTACATCAGTGA
- a CDS encoding twin-arginine translocation signal domain-containing protein: protein MNSTVNRRDFLKNIAALSGVTAVSAALPALAESDTATAVVPAAEPTGYHETPHIRAYYRTLQD, encoded by the coding sequence ATGAATTCAACTGTTAATCGTCGGGATTTTCTTAAAAATATCGCCGCCTTGAGCGGAGTCACTGCGGTCAGTGCGGCATTGCCTGCCTTAGCAGAATCCGATACAGCCACCGCCGTCGTACCCGCCGCGGAGCCAACGGGCTATCACGAAACGCCGCATATTCGGGCTTATTATCGCACCTTACAAGATTAA
- a CDS encoding formate dehydrogenase subunit alpha has translation MKLVKRQSSEKTNDTPHVEAIDRRTFLQRSGLAVGGIAAVLAGSQVVMKKADATPAANPASTSPVKEVRTICTHCSVGCGIIAEVQEGVWTGQEPAFDHPFNLGAHCAKGTAIREHGHGDRRLKYPMKMENGQWKRLTWEQAIDELSEKLLAIREKSGPDSVYWLGSAKHSNEQAYLFRKFAALWGTNNVDHQARICHSTTVSGVASTWGYGAMTNSYNDMHNSKAILIIGGNPAEAHPVSLLHIFRAKERGAKMIVVDPRFTRTAAHADYYLRLRPGSDVALIWGMLWHVFANKWEDESFLQQRVYGMDEIRTEVEKWPPAEVERVTGVPEKQVYEATKIMAEHRPGTLVWCMGGTQHTTGSNNTRAYCILQLALGNMGVAGGGTNIFRGHDNVQGATDVGVLSNSLPGYYGLNEGAWKHWAEVWDLDYEWLKARFDSARYEGELSPMNSDGITVSRWIDGVLESAENIAQKDQLKAMIFWGHAPNSQTRGPEMKEAMEKLELLVVVDPYPTATAVMQDRTDNLYLLPACTQFETYGSVTASNRSIQWRDKVMEPLFESLPDHTIIYKFAKKFGFADELCKHIAVNQDEPLIEDITREFNRGMWTIGYTGQSPERLKAHQQHWGDFNTTSLLAEGGTLDGEVYGLPWPCWGTPEMKHPGTHVLYDTSEVVARGGLPFRAAFGVERNGVNLLAENSYSKDSAIKDGYPEFTADLLKQLGWWSDLTAEEQKAAEGRNWKTDLSGGIQRVVIDHNCAPFGNGKARCVVWNFPDPVPLHREPLYTTRRDLVEKYPTYEDRKSFYRLPTRYSSVQAKDYSKDFPLIMTSGRLVEYEGGGDETRSNPWLAELQQHMFVEINPKDATDRGVRDGNMVWLHSPEGGKVKVMALVTRRVAPGVVFMPFHFAGHFQGENRRHKYPTGSEPYVSGESCNIAFTYGYDAVTAMQETKVSICQIHSA, from the coding sequence ATGAAATTAGTCAAACGCCAATCGAGCGAAAAAACCAACGACACGCCTCACGTCGAAGCCATTGATCGCCGTACTTTTTTACAACGTTCAGGATTAGCGGTGGGAGGGATAGCTGCGGTGTTGGCTGGATCACAAGTGGTGATGAAAAAAGCCGACGCGACCCCCGCCGCCAATCCTGCCAGCACATCTCCTGTCAAAGAAGTCCGTACCATTTGCACCCATTGTTCAGTCGGTTGCGGCATTATTGCCGAAGTCCAAGAGGGCGTATGGACAGGACAAGAACCCGCATTTGATCATCCGTTTAATCTCGGTGCGCACTGTGCCAAAGGCACGGCCATTCGAGAACATGGACATGGCGACCGCCGCTTAAAATATCCCATGAAAATGGAAAATGGCCAATGGAAACGCTTAACATGGGAACAAGCCATTGATGAATTAAGCGAAAAATTATTAGCCATTCGAGAAAAATCAGGCCCTGATTCCGTGTACTGGCTCGGATCAGCCAAACACAGTAACGAACAAGCTTATTTATTCCGTAAATTTGCTGCCTTGTGGGGAACGAATAACGTCGATCATCAAGCGCGCATTTGCCATTCCACCACCGTATCAGGCGTTGCCAGTACGTGGGGATATGGGGCCATGACCAATTCTTACAACGACATGCACAACAGTAAGGCGATTTTGATTATCGGGGGGAATCCCGCAGAAGCGCATCCTGTATCACTTTTGCATATTTTCCGTGCCAAAGAGCGGGGTGCGAAAATGATCGTGGTTGATCCGCGTTTTACTCGCACAGCGGCTCATGCGGATTATTACTTGCGTTTGCGGCCGGGCAGTGATGTGGCTTTGATTTGGGGCATGTTATGGCACGTATTTGCTAACAAGTGGGAAGATGAAAGTTTCTTACAACAGCGCGTTTACGGTATGGACGAGATTCGCACCGAGGTCGAGAAATGGCCACCGGCCGAAGTGGAGCGTGTCACGGGTGTTCCCGAAAAACAAGTGTATGAAGCCACTAAAATCATGGCTGAACACCGGCCGGGAACATTAGTCTGGTGTATGGGAGGAACACAACATACGACAGGCAGTAACAATACCCGCGCTTATTGTATTCTTCAATTGGCTTTAGGCAACATGGGTGTGGCTGGTGGCGGAACGAATATTTTCCGCGGTCACGACAACGTGCAAGGCGCAACCGATGTGGGCGTGTTGTCTAACAGTTTACCGGGTTATTACGGTTTGAACGAAGGCGCGTGGAAACATTGGGCTGAAGTGTGGGATTTGGATTACGAATGGCTCAAAGCGCGTTTTGACAGCGCACGTTATGAAGGCGAATTGTCGCCTATGAATTCTGATGGAATTACTGTATCACGTTGGATTGATGGGGTATTAGAGAGCGCGGAGAATATTGCGCAAAAAGATCAGTTAAAAGCCATGATTTTCTGGGGACACGCGCCCAATAGCCAAACTCGCGGCCCTGAAATGAAAGAGGCGATGGAAAAATTAGAATTACTGGTGGTTGTCGATCCTTATCCCACAGCCACCGCGGTCATGCAAGATCGCACGGATAATTTATATTTGCTGCCTGCTTGTACGCAATTTGAAACCTATGGTTCTGTAACCGCTTCTAATCGTTCCATTCAGTGGCGCGACAAAGTCATGGAGCCGCTGTTTGAATCTTTACCCGATCACACGATCATTTACAAATTTGCTAAAAAGTTCGGTTTTGCCGACGAATTATGTAAACACATCGCGGTGAATCAAGATGAGCCGCTGATCGAAGACATTACCCGCGAATTTAATCGCGGCATGTGGACTATTGGTTATACAGGACAAAGTCCCGAACGCTTAAAAGCCCATCAACAACATTGGGGTGATTTCAATACCACGTCACTCTTGGCCGAAGGCGGCACATTGGATGGTGAAGTTTACGGATTACCGTGGCCGTGTTGGGGAACGCCGGAAATGAAACATCCCGGCACCCATGTATTATATGACACCAGTGAAGTGGTGGCGCGTGGGGGTTTACCGTTCCGTGCGGCGTTTGGTGTAGAACGCAATGGTGTGAATTTGCTGGCTGAAAATTCTTACAGTAAAGATTCTGCCATCAAAGACGGTTATCCCGAATTCACGGCTGATTTGTTAAAACAACTGGGCTGGTGGTCAGATTTAACTGCGGAAGAACAAAAAGCCGCTGAAGGCCGAAATTGGAAAACGGATTTATCGGGTGGTATTCAACGGGTGGTGATTGATCACAATTGCGCGCCTTTTGGTAATGGTAAAGCGCGTTGTGTGGTGTGGAATTTCCCTGATCCAGTGCCGTTGCATCGTGAACCGTTATACACTACTCGGCGGGATTTGGTGGAAAAATACCCGACTTACGAAGATCGCAAATCATTCTATCGTTTGCCAACGCGATACAGTTCCGTGCAAGCTAAGGATTATTCAAAAGATTTTCCCTTGATCATGACCAGCGGTCGTTTGGTCGAATACGAAGGCGGTGGCGATGAAACCCGCTCTAATCCGTGGTTAGCCGAATTGCAACAGCACATGTTCGTCGAAATCAATCCGAAAGATGCCACAGACCGTGGTGTTCGAGATGGCAATATGGTGTGGTTGCACAGTCCCGAAGGCGGAAAAGTCAAAGTGATGGCTTTGGTGACGCGGCGCGTGGCACCGGGTGTGGTTTTTATGCCGTTCCATTTTGCGGGTCATTTCCAAGGAGAAAATCGCCGTCATAAATATCCCACAGGTTCAGAGCCTTACGTTTCTGGCGAATCCTGTAATATTGCATTTACCTATGGCTACGATGCAGTCACCGCAATGCAGGAAACTAAAGTTTCCATTTGTCAAATTCACTCCGCTTGA
- the fdh3B gene encoding formate dehydrogenase FDH3 subunit beta yields MTARMKFLCDVERCIECNACVTACKNEHEVPWGINRRRVVTLDDGQPGERSLSVACMHCSDAPCAAVCPVDCFYTTEDGVVLHDKDLCIGCGYCFYACPFGAPQYPQTSQYGARGKMDKCTFCAGGPEENHSQTEWEKYGRNRLAEGKLPLCAEMCSTKALLAGDGDLVSKVYRERIARRGGRPQVWGWNTAYEG; encoded by the coding sequence ATGACGGCTAGAATGAAGTTTTTATGTGATGTCGAACGTTGTATTGAATGTAATGCGTGTGTCACTGCGTGCAAAAATGAGCATGAAGTGCCTTGGGGCATTAACCGTCGGCGGGTTGTGACCTTAGACGATGGACAACCCGGTGAGCGGTCGTTATCCGTCGCCTGTATGCACTGTAGTGATGCGCCTTGTGCGGCGGTGTGTCCTGTCGATTGTTTTTATACGACAGAAGATGGTGTTGTTTTACACGACAAAGATTTATGTATTGGTTGTGGTTATTGTTTTTACGCTTGCCCATTTGGCGCGCCACAATACCCGCAAACCAGTCAATACGGCGCACGCGGCAAAATGGATAAATGTACGTTCTGCGCCGGCGGACCCGAAGAAAACCATTCTCAAACCGAATGGGAAAAATACGGCCGCAATCGCCTTGCTGAAGGCAAATTGCCTTTATGTGCAGAAATGTGTTCTACCAAAGCTTTGTTAGCGGGCGATGGCGATTTGGTGTCTAAGGTCTATCGGGAACGGATTGCGCGACGCGGAGGCCGTCCTCAGGTGTGGGGATGGAATACTGCTTATGAAGGTTAA
- a CDS encoding MBL fold metallo-hydrolase codes for MIFKQLFEPESCTYTYLIGCEETGECALIDPVLETAERDLTLIQQLGLKLHYTIETHIHADHLTGARKLRQLAGSQIAVAAMDNLPCADIGIEDGKVIHVGHLSLLPLYTPGHTDTHHAYLFTSNAHQLLFTGDALLIEACGRTDFQSGDASQLYQSIHNRFFSLPDETLVYPGHDYEGRCVSTILQEKQRNPRLGNNKSLAEFVAIMNGLKLSYPRKIDFAVPGNRLCGECPPNVPEELRTRCDVQDHQQG; via the coding sequence ATGATTTTTAAACAATTATTTGAACCTGAATCTTGCACTTATACCTATTTAATTGGCTGCGAAGAAACAGGGGAATGTGCATTAATTGATCCCGTTTTAGAAACCGCAGAACGAGATTTAACGTTAATTCAACAATTAGGCTTAAAATTACACTATACCATTGAAACGCATATTCATGCCGATCATTTAACAGGCGCACGCAAATTACGCCAATTGGCAGGCAGTCAAATTGCGGTTGCTGCAATGGATAATTTACCGTGTGCTGATATTGGTATTGAAGATGGTAAAGTGATTCATGTGGGTCATTTGTCTTTATTGCCGCTTTACACGCCCGGACACACCGACACGCATCATGCTTATTTATTCACTAGCAATGCCCATCAGTTATTATTCACGGGCGACGCGCTGTTAATAGAAGCCTGTGGCCGCACGGATTTCCAATCAGGCGATGCCAGCCAATTGTATCAAAGCATTCACAATCGATTTTTTAGCTTACCTGATGAAACGCTAGTTTATCCCGGACATGATTATGAAGGGCGTTGTGTCAGTACGATTTTGCAAGAAAAACAACGCAATCCACGGTTAGGAAATAATAAATCATTAGCCGAATTCGTCGCCATAATGAACGGGTTAAAACTGAGTTATCCGCGTAAAATTGATTTTGCCGTACCGGGCAATCGCTTATGTGGTGAATGTCCGCCTAATGTACCAGAAGAATTGCGCACCCGTTGCGATGTGCAAGATCATCAACAGGGATAA